In one Heteronotia binoei isolate CCM8104 ecotype False Entrance Well chromosome 1, APGP_CSIRO_Hbin_v1, whole genome shotgun sequence genomic region, the following are encoded:
- the LOC132566285 gene encoding zinc finger protein 184-like: protein MAAAMEEKRRAPLSPGEPEVFEIVLPIIIFELSDDDFLENEDEEQTALEENPCCLRSGKAAAVKEGGGAEGDNKDLSNEGAQRAKPAGKRAAPVKVPNNERCDEEVPDAGEDLNAVSLRKTAEHSEPDQNGVFSFFDPKRQNRTEKEDRKISDFVGDRRSDQRTLASLDTQNKRGRNTKDGVIKMAATVSQGAAPVVNKRVQESLPELPAVDPGGSLNYEGTGPLESGYNNTTKSPRKGSELNKETCWNNKSGEYLNVEYPNVADQNRQSASPIVSGDCVPGDFSGNAENLTRDDRTNPEPDGAGNFVPPKAADCQERHDVEENMKDTNENVESDQQLLMKNLKEVLLPCKKRNDGASLTSTKKHAKITDSWTCLLCNFKATPSARLKTHVCTMQKNKNNHNIIQSSSFISSEHCRKFIKQRKALKKGRTDQSNRGEDRDEEKLAVEEKQNEKFFSKTKVPEPSESFCCKLCSFVCSDPKDFSQHEKEHDDGPPYQCPQCEYVSDDHLYFLNHLYWHAGHELYQCNFCPFLSLRANSMVKHCDLHTGAKPYLCAVCRRGFASASGLKRHTTAHHREQKSSRLRVAREKGVCPPKTYSCDKCNIVFHTQACLQSHNKCHMQEKNCDAPSTNVQKCRTQGRADKKADGSREGKTNSPDNSAEEESDYSRCMYSCDRCGLVFHKKEHLVHHRAVHGQVQPGKNVTCTDQRSGEEAKLPEAQPAGQPALKLFKCLQCAYVTSSFSNLRVHFATHTGKKPFKCQECGKSFRNSSHLKRHSFLHVQDHRRCSWCLFIGSTSEDLKQHEETCKDKGPGGKSRLRPSTLRRERSGKQTDGGEPNRSRESGARSRKCEHCAYSTYSSDNLKIHTRIHTGEKPYTCAVCQKTFRTSSHLNRHASVHLASRFDCSSCDYSANTWQSFKQHMASHGNVHVPHSSQNPKKPPSPVKIYKCEKCSYLTVKKENLKVHFRIHTGERPYKCRHCGHTFRTSSHLKKHLTVHLRLQCDKCEFSTLDERALRKHTQTHKKKKRLADQERSTYKKVYKCKECEFTFSGLRIFKAHEKKHRELKK from the exons AGCCTGAAGTGTTCGAGATTGTCCTACCAATTATCATCTTTGAGTTGAGCGACGATGATTTTTTGGAAAACGAAGACGAAGAACAAACAGCCTTAGAGGAGAATCCATGCTGCCTTCGTTCTGGGAAAGCTGCGGCTGTAAAAGAGGGCGGGGGAGCAGAAGGCGACAACAAAGATCTTTCGAACGAAGGCGCCCAAAGAGCAAAGCCTGCAGGGAAACGAGCTGCGCCCGTCAAAGTTCCGAATAACGAGAGATGTGACGAAGAAGTACCTGATGCAGGTGAAGACTTAAATGCGGTTTCATTACGGAAAACAGCGGAGCATTCAGAGCCTGATCAGAACGGGGTCTTCAGCTTCTTCGACCCCAAGAGgcagaacagaacagaaaaagAGGACAGGAAAATCAGCGACTTTGTGGGTGATCGCAGAAGTGACCAAAGGACGCTGGCCTCTCTGGATACCCAGAATAAAAGAGGGAGAAACACGAAAGACGGTGTCATAAAGATGGCAGCAACGGTTTCACAGGGGGCGGCTCCTGTTGTAAACAAACGCGTTCAGGAGAGCCTACCAGAGCTTCCTGCCGTGGATCCGGGTGGAAGTCTTAATTACGAAG GTACTGGCCCTCTGGAGTCTGGATACAACAATACCACCAAGAGCCCTAGAAAGGGCAGTGAACTCAATAAAGAAACTTGCTGGAATAACAAGTCGGGAGAGTATCTAAATGTTGAGTATCCAAATGTCGCTGATCAAAACCGACAGAGTGCCTCGCCAATTGTCAGTGGCGATTGCgttcctggagatttttcagGAAATGCTGAAAATCTAACGCGGGATGATCGCACTAATCCTGAGCCAGATGGTGCTGGAAACTTTGTCCCACCCAAAGCGGCTGACTGTCAAGAGAGGCACGACGTGGAAGAAAACATGAAAGACACTAACGAAAATGTAGAGAGTGATCAACAGTTGCTGATGAAGAACCTAAAAGAAGTGTTGCTGCCATGCAAGAAACGCAACGACGGGGCTTCACTGACCTCCACAAAGAAGCATGCAAAAATAACAGACAGTTGGACGTGCTTGCTGTGTAATTTTAAAGCTACACCTTCGGCTCGTTTAAAAACACACGTGTGTACCATGCAGAAGAATAAAAATAATCACAACATTATCCAGAGCTCGTCCTTCATTTCTTCTGAACACTGCCGTAAGTTTATAAAGCAAAGAAAGGCCCTGAAGAAGGGAAGGACAGATCAAAGCAATCGCGGAGAAGATAGGGACGAggagaaactggctgtggaagAGAAACAAAATGAGAAATTCTTTAGCAAAACGAAGGTGCCTGAGCCTTCAGAAAGCTTCTGTTGTAAACTATGTTCCTTTGTTTGCTCAGATCCAAAAGATTTTTCACAACATGAGAAAGAACACGACGACGGACCACCATATCAGTGTCCTCAGTGTGAATATGTCTCCGATGACCATTTGTATTTTCTGAATCATTTGTACTGGCATGCTGGCCACGAGCTATACCAGTGTAACTTCTGCCCGTTTCTTTCTCTTCGTGCTAACAGCATGGTCAAGCACTGCGACCTCCATACGGGAGCCAAGCCGTATTTGTGTGCTGTCTGCCGGAGGGGGTTCGCAAGCGCGAGTGGCTTGAAGAGACACACAACTGCACACCACAGGGAGCAAAAAAGCAGCCGTTTGCGTGTCGCTCGGGAGAAAGGTGTGTGTCCTCCAAAGACCTATAGTTGTGACAAGTGCAACATTGTGTTTCATACCCAGGCATGTCTGCAGTCTCACAACAAATGCCACATGCAAGAAAAGAATTGTGATGCGCCTTCAACGAATGTCCAAAAGTGCAGGACCCAAGGAAGAGCGGACAAAAAGGCAGACGGCTCGCGAGAAGGGAAAACGAATAGCCCAGACAACTCGGCGGAGGAAGAATCTGACTATTCCCGATGCATGTATAGTTGTGATCGGTGCGGCTTGGTGTTTCACAAAAAAGAGCACTTGGTGCACCACCGGGCCGTTCACGGGCAAGTTCAGCCGGGCAAGAACGTAACTTGCACCGACCAACGATCTGGGGAGGAAGCCAAGTTGCCTGAAGCGCAGCCTGCCGGTCAGCCGGCTCTAAAGCTGTTCAAGTGCCTGCAGTGCGCTTACGTGACGTCTTCATTCAGCAACCTGCGCGTCCATTTTGCTACCCACACCGGCAAAAAGCCGTTCAAGTGCCAGGAGTGCGGGAAGTCATTCCGAAACTCCAGCCACTTAAAGCGACACAGCTTCCTGCACGTGCAGGACCACCGCCGGTGCAGCTGGTGCCTTTTCATAGGCAGCACTTCAGAGGACCTGAAACAACATGAGGAGACCTGCAAAGACAAGGGGCCGGGGGGCAAAAGTAGACTTCGCCCCTCTACTTTAAGGCGCGAGAGATCCGGGAAACAAACGGACGGGGGAGAACCGAACAGAAGCCGGGAGAGCGGGGCACGTTCCCGCAAGTGTGAGCACTGCGCTTATTCTACCTATTCGTCGGACAACCTGAAGATTCACACAAGGATTCACACGGGCGAAAAGCCGTACACTTGCGCCGTGTGCCAGAAGACGTTTCGGACCTCTAGTCATCTGAATCGCCACGCATCGGTGCATCTGGCATCGAGGTTCGACTGCAGCAGCTGCGACTATTCGGCCAACACCTGGCAGTCTTTTAAGCAGCACATGGCGTCGCATGGGAATGTTCACGTCCCGCACAGCAGCCAAAATCCGAAGAAACCCCCCTCGCCCGTCAAGATTTACAAGTGCGAAAAGTGCAGCTACTTGACTGTCAAAAAGGAAAACTTGAAGGTTCACTTTCGCATACACACGGGTGAGAGACCGTACAAATGTCGGCATTGCGGTCACACTTTCCGTACGTCTAGCCACTTAAAGAAACATTTGACCGTGCATTTAAGGCTGCAGTGCGACAAATGCGAGTTTTCTACCCTAGATGAGCGTGCTCTGCGAAAGCACACCCAGACTCACAAGAAGAAGAAGCGTTTAGCTGATCAGGAGCGTTCTACTTATAAGAAGGTTTACAAATGCAAAGAGTGCGAATTCACATTTTCCGGGCTGCGCATCTTTAAAGCGCACGAGAAGAAGCACAGAGAGTTAAAAAAATAA